From Penicillium psychrofluorescens genome assembly, chromosome: 1, one genomic window encodes:
- a CDS encoding uncharacterized protein (ID:PFLUO_000664-T1.cds;~source:funannotate) has protein sequence MGRGPKKHQKRLSAPSHWLLDKMSGTYAPKASPGPHKLRDCLPLIVFIRNRLKYALNGREVKAIMMQRLVKVDGKVRTDTTYPAGFMDVISLEKTGEHFRLIYDTKGRFTVHRIQAEEAEFKLCKVKRVQLGKGGIPFLVTHDARTIRYPDPAIKVNDTVKVDIATGKIADFVRFDTGAVCMVTGGRNMGRVGVVTHRERHDGGFNVVHVKDAIDNTFATRESNVFIIGQEKPWISLPKGKGVKLSISEERDRRRAQTIAQ, from the exons ATGGGCCGTGGACC TAAGAAGCACCAAAAGCGCCTTAGTGCGCCCTCGCACTGGCTCCTGGACAAGATGTCCGGGACCTACGCGCCCAAGGCCTCTCCCGGTCCTCACAAGCTCCGGGACTGCCTGCCCCTGATCGTCTTCATTCGCAACCG TCTGAAGTACGCTCTGAACGGTCGCgaggtcaaggccatcatGATGCAGCGCCTGGTCAAGGTTGACGGCAAGGTCCGCACCGACACCACCTACCCTGCTGGCTTCATGGACGTCATCTCTCTCGAGAAGACCGGCGAGCACTTCCGCCTGATCTACGACACCAAGGGCCGTTTCACCGTCCACCGCATCCAGGCTGAGGAGGCTGAGTTCAAGCTGTGCAAGGTCAAGCGTGTTCAGCTTGGCAAGGGCGGGATCCCATTCTTGGTTACGCACGATGCGCGAAC CATCCGTTACCCCGACCCTGCCATCAAGGTCAACGACACCGTCAAGGTCGACATTGCCACTGGCAAGATCGCCGACTTCGTCCGCTTCGATACCGGTGCTGTCTGCATGGTCACTGGTGGTCGTAACATGGGTCGTGTTGGTGTCGTCACTCACCGTGAGCGCCACGATGGTGGTTTCAACGTCGTCCACGTCAAGGACGCCATTGACAACACCTTCGCTACCCGGGAGTCCAAcgtcttcatcatcggacAGGAGAAGCCCTGGATCTCCCTgcccaagggcaagggtGTCAAG CTCTCCATCTCTGAGGAGCGTGACCGCCGCCGTGCCCAGACTATTGCCCAGTAA
- a CDS encoding uncharacterized protein (ID:PFLUO_000665-T1.cds;~source:funannotate) translates to MAPSFPKKKCGILGATGSVGQRFILLLADHPFLELEAIGASERSAGKKYKDAVKWKQATPMSEKLSNLVLRDCKAEHFKDCDLVFSGLNSDVAGDTEMEFIKAEIPVFSNAKNYRKHPIVPLVVPTVNPQHLDLIPHQRKHFGLKKGFLVCNSNCAVIGIVIPFAALQAKFGPVEEVEVFTEQAVSGAGYPGVPSLDIVDNVIPFISGEEDKLENEAQKILGSLNADATAFDEQSGLRIGATCTRVGVTDGHMAFVSLRFKNRPAPSAEQVVQAMREYQSQAQKLGAPSAPEPAIKVFDEPDRPQPRLDRNLSGGYTVSVGRVREGNEGGYFDIRFAALSHNTVIGAAGSSILNAEVAVIKGYI, encoded by the exons ATGGCTCCCTCATTCCCCAAGAAGAAGTGCG GTATCCTGGGCGCCACAGGTTCCGTTGGCCAGCGGTTTATCCTCCTCCTCGCAGACCACCCGTTCCTCGAACTCGAGGCCATTGGCGCCTCTGAGCGCTCCGCCGGCAAGAAATACAAAGATGCCGTGAAGTGGAAGCAGGCAACGCCCATGTCCGAGAAGCTCAGCAACCTCGTCCTGCGGGATTGCAAGGCGGAGCACTTCAAGGACTGTGACCTGGTTTTCTCGGGTCTGAACAGCGATGTCGCCGGCGACACCG AGATGGAATTTATCAAGGCGGAAATCCCTGTCTTCTCAAACGCAAAGAACTACCGCAAGCACCCCATCGTGCCCCTGGTCGTCCCCACCGTGAACCCGCAACACCTGGACCTGATCCCCCACCAGCGCAAACACTTCGGTCTGAAGAAAGGATTCCTGGTCTGCAACTCGAACTGTGCCGTTATTGGAATCGTCATTCCCTTCGCCGCCCTGCAGGCTAAGTTCGGCCCCgtcgaggaagtcgaggtATTCACCGAGCAGGCCGTCTCGGGTGCTGGCTACCCCGGTGTGCCCAGCCTGGACATTGTCGATAACGTGATCCCCTTTATCAGCGGTGAGGAggacaagctggagaacGAAGCCCAGAAGATTCTGGGTTCATTGAACGCCGACGCGACTGCCTTCGATGAGCAGTCCGGTCTTCGCATCGGAGCTACGTGCACCCGTGTTGGTGTGACCGACGGCCATATGGCATTTGTGTCGTTGCGCTTTAAGAACCGACCGGCCCCAAGCGCGGAACAGGTCGTGCAGGCCATGCGCGAGTACCAGTCTCAGGCTCAGAAGTTGGGTGCGCCGTCGGCACCGGAGCCGGCTATCAAGGTCTTTGATGAGCCCGACCGTCCTCAGCCCCGTCTAGACCGTAACCTCTCCGGTGGATATACGGTCAGTGTGGGCCGAGTCCGCGAAGGCAATGAGGGCGGCTACTTTGACATTCGCTTTGCGGCTCTGTCCCACAACACAGTCATTGGCGCTGCTGGGTCGTCCATCCTCAACGCGGAGGTGGCGGTCATCAAGGGATATATTTAA
- a CDS encoding uncharacterized protein (ID:PFLUO_000666-T1.cds;~source:funannotate): MRASLLASRRFSARALRPRTPQFWACGGRWNSSSAETENKHNSSDSESSAGASSPFWTPGKALLFSAFAAGLGYSYASLQIPAKQTKPQYGSAQDFEKVVSELRTKLGEDSISTDEDELHRHGFSEWSSVNADRLPVAIAYPTTTEEVSEIAKVCHKYKMPMIPYSGGSSLEANFSAPYGGMTIDFAMMNQILDMHEADMDVVVQPSIQWMDLNEKIKDTGLFFPVDPGPSAMIGGMVGTNCSGTNAVRYGTMKDWVINLTVVLADGQIIKTRRRPRKTSAGYNLTGMFVGSEGTLGIVTEATLKLTNIPEETRVGVVAFPTIRDAASTAMQLIRKGIPVQCMELMDDVQMDVINRAGGTGRQWKVSPTLFFKFSGTKAGVADSVDLTTKLAKTNKAQSFEFARDEKEAHDLWSARKQALWAMLALCKEGSDVWSTDVAVPLSRLPDIIEISKKELFDLGIFTSILGHIGDGNFHASIMYDRQKPEERAKVEKLVHDMVDRALEMEGSCTGEHGVGLGKKSSLKKELGPGTIDVMRSVKRSLDPHWLLNPGKIFDAED, from the exons ATGCGTGCATCTCTCCTAGCCTCCCGGCGCTTCTCCGCACGCGCCCTCCGCCCCCGAACTCCGCAATTTTGGGCATGTGGGGGTCGCTGGAACAGCTCCAGCGCCGAAACGGAGAACAAGCACAACTCGTCCGACTCGGAATCCTCAGCGGGTGCTTCATCTCCTTTCTGGACACCCGGTAAGGCGCTCCTTTTCTCCGCATTCGCTGCGGGGCTCGGGTACAGCTATGCCTCTTTGCAGATACCAGCGAAGCAGACTAAACCGCAGTATGGCTCCGCGCAGGACTTTGAAAAA GTCGTTTCCGAGCTGAGAACCAAACTGGGTGAAGACAGCATCAgcaccgacgaggatgagctgCACCGACACGGTTTCTCGGAGTGGTCCAGCGTCAACGCAGACCGTCTCCCCGTCGCTATTGCCTACCCAACTACAACAGAAGAGGTGTCCGAGATTGCTAAAGTCTGCCACAAGTACAAAATGCCCATGATCCCCTACTCGGGAGGATCGAGCCTCGAGGCCAATTTCTCTGCACCGTACGGCGGAATGACCATCGACTTTGCGATGATGAACCAGATATTAGACATGCATGAGGCGGATATGGATGTCGTGGTGCAGCCATCTATCCAGTGGATGGATCTGAAtgagaagatcaaagacactggtctcttcttccccgtggACCCTGGTCCGTCGGCCATGATTGGGGGTATGGTTGGCACAAACTGCAGTGGTACGAATGCGGTGCGATATGGGACTATGAAGGATTGGGTGATCAACCTCACGGTTGTGTTGGCCGATGGCCAGATCATCAAAACTCGTCGACGGCCACGGAAGACCTCCGCGGGGTACAATTTGACCGGAATGTTTGTCGGCTCGGAAGGAACGCTGGGCATTGTCACAGAGGCGACCCTCAAATTAACTAATATCCCCGAGGAGACCCGTGTGGGTGTGGTGGCTTTCCCCACGATTCGCGATGCGGCATCTACGGCGATGCAGCTAATTCGGAAGGGCATCCCCGTGCAATGCATGGAACTCATGGATGATGTCCAGATGGATGTGATTAACCGGGCTGGTGGAACTGGGCGGCAATGGAAGGTCTCTCCTACGCTATTCTTCAAGTTCTCAGGCACGAAGGCAGGCGTTGCGGATAGTGTTGACCTGACTACCAAGCTAGCCAAAACCAACAAGGCGCAGTCCTTCGAGTTTGCTCgagacgagaaggaggctcACGATCTATGGTCTGCAAGAAAACAAGCGCTCTGGGCCATGCTGGCTCTGTGCAAGGAGGGCTCGGACGTATGGTCGACCGATGTGGCCGTGCCCTTGTCTCGTCTGCCTGATATTATTG AAATTTCTAAGAAGGAACTTTTCGATCTTGGAATCTTCACCAGTATTCTAGGGCATATTGGCGATGGCAATTTCCACGCGAGCATCATGTATGACCGACAGAAACCGGAGGAGAGAGCCAAGGTTGAGAAATTGGTGCATGACATGGTCGACCGGGCTCTTGAAATGGAGGGATCCTGCACG GGTGAGCATGGAGTCGGACTGGGCAAAAAgtcgtcgttgaagaaggaaCTGGGGCCGGGGACGATCGATGTGATGCGCAGCGTCAAGCGGTCTCTGGATCCGCACTGGTTGTTGAACCCTGGCAAAATCTTCGATGCGGAAGATTAG
- a CDS encoding uncharacterized protein (ID:PFLUO_000667-T1.cds;~source:funannotate) translates to MADGISHFAREVERLVTAPYVPSLQDLHDVVRNSSPSVIDLWASYKPCQVGLLTDVLVDGLSRSRVALPLVAIFALTPAFRDALLERHPVVLDTFLEKAVGESGSENVIPPARLGTFISDLISTMADNPCAETITPLYKIMSGIQSSPKVLDDVPSEIMSSLQTEFTKTLRNLDDHMGNLLCLATFARIASVRQTNHLSQHGPEPPSWLLNIKHFFGPKRGMKSLDLVVLRVILASSASCNNLTPAKAVESVRLAICIADAVEPEQKSAWISGNRSKIAKLCDKVVRTGIDREIQITGVTFLLSLLPSSELPPQIHHIALRTLMSTDSSQVLKILPAYLVRRLARTLADSGELAVHELINSILSALKRTDSSAQDAVSSLKVASLILCGLQEVQSQSALSTIQTSILAFGKDSIGDLFESFPAQSNQADCSGSDSCFKVLNMLHDRLVLNLFDFYSAAALAQKGVDTSIIKAIKNFVARVARSLPRSQCGFSTASSKDFRVTFEVQDRHDFSTAHNPNRNWRSGITEVFMQNAQASHDCMIKKVEIICSDLEQRCYNVEGPLRAVEEERDNAVHEVEQLKRHNEELEVRLHESSNTVSALRHELFCLEEHAESASARADELSTSLDTARHDIQKQHQAFEERMLAEMDKARSRELDLIATSTEKDDQIDEIREELNSLQDKSQQMLHTLDTLSKEKASALETSASLRQDLVNAGALVESSKLLSVQKEDEVKRLLTDKEDMQMEMGALKTTVDEQSEEIERLYCAMQQVEEKLGSEIDMLKQSHEVEISQTMSEITQHKEENRWLQAAVANSANEAQSQSKRIQNLEKKTQFLRNERAAKAREFSEAQQHISRLMSVMGFATKSIDPKGHSKHQHVKSVPDTTDTTPTQLANSYDDDDTQLAQSFESLASNFGAPNPKRPKSNRRSMHPPLYQAPLPAHQPTSKELKSKNHDTPGTHQAKRDPLREADRNSPTKTRAGHAPKHSQQDQEDVSTVYEETQVEEDNLNERQLHDLSLGMDLEFSKDFVFTSTAFSGSNNEPLAP, encoded by the exons ATGGCCGACGGAATCTCTCACTTTGCGCGCGAGGTGGAACGCCTGGTGACCGCGCCCTATGTGCCCTCGCTGCAG GATCTTCACGACGTAGTCCGGAATTCCTCTCCTTCTGTGATTGACCTCTGGGCCTCTTACAAGCCCTGCCAGGTCGGTCTACTGACTGATGTTCTGGTGGATGGCCTGTCGCGGTCTCGCGTCGCTCTGCCGCTTGTCGCAATCTTCG CGTTGACGCCGGCTTTTCGGGATGCTTTGCTCGAGCGCCACCCTGTCGTTTTAGACACGttcctggagaaggcagTCGGTGAGAGCGGATCGGAG AACGTAATCCCACCAGCTCGTCTGGGCACATTCATCAGCGATTTGATAtccacaatggccgacaACCCATGCGCAGAGACAATAACACCACTCTACAAGATCATGAGCGGAATACAAAGCTCCCCCAAAGTTCTAGATGATGTCCCATCAGAGATAATGTCCAGCCTCCAAACAGAATTCACCAAGACCCTCCGCAATCTCGACGACCACATGGGCAATCTCCTGTGTCTCGCAACATTCGCCCGCATCGCATCAGTCCGGCAAACAAACCACCTCTCTCAACACGGACCAGAGCCGCCTTCATGGCTGCTAAACATCAAGCACTTCTTTGGTCCCAAGCGCGGAATGAAGTCTCTCGACCTAGTAGTCTTGCGTGTGATTCTTGCATCGTCGGCTAGTTGCAATAACTTGACTCCGGCGAAAGCTGTCGAGAGTGTTAGGTTGGCAATTTGTATTGCCGATGCTGTGGAGCCGGAGCAGAAGAGTGCTTGGATCTCGGGTAATCGGTCGAAGATAGCAAAGTTATGTGATAAGGTTGTCAGGACTGGGATTGATCGTGAGATTCAGATCACG GGTGTTACCTTTTTGTTGTCCCTGCTTCCTTCATCCGAGCTGCCGCCTCAGATTCACCACATAGCCCTGCGAACTTTGATGTCTACGGACAGCTCGCAGGTGTTGAAGATCCTGCCTGCGTATCTTGTTAGACGACTTGCGAGAACATTGGCA GATTCTGGGGAACTTGCTGTTCACGAGCTCATAAACTCCATTCTTTCCGCATTGAAACGTACTGATTCGTCAGCACAAGACGCTGTATCGTCTCTTAAAGTAGCCAGCCTGATTCTCTGTGGGTTGCAGGAAGTGCAGTCACAGTCAGCTCTTTCAACCATACAGACCTCGATCCTCGCCTTTGGCAAAGATTCTATTGGTGACCTCTTTGAAAGCTTTCCTGCACAATCAAACCAAGCAGACTGCAGTGGCTCAGACTCTTGCTTCAAAGTTCTCAACATGTTGCATGATCGATTGGTTCTCAACTTGTTCGATTTCTACTCTGCAGCTGCTCTTGCACAGAAAGGTGTTGATACCTCGATCATCAAGGCCATAAAAAACTTTGTGGCCCGAGTGGCTAGATCGCTACCTAGGAGCCAATGTGGATTTTCCACAGCGAGTTCAAAAGACTTCCGTGTCACTTTCGAAGTTCAAGATAGACATGATTTCTCCACCGCCCATAATCCAAATCGCAACTGGCGTTCTGGCATCACCGAGGTCTTCATGCAAAATGCGCAAGCTTCTCATGATTGCATGATAAAGAAAGTTGAAATAATCTGCAGCGACTTGGAACAGCGATGCTACAACGTTGAAGGCCCTCTGAGAgccgttgaagaagaacggGACAACGCCGTCCACGAAGTTGAGCAACTGAAACGACATAATGAAGAATTGGAAGTTCGCTTACACGAGTCGTCAAATACTGTTTCCGCTCTTCGACACGAACTATTCTGTCTTGAAGAACATGCTGAAAGCGCCTCTGCTCGAGCAGACGAGTTGTCCACATCTCTTGATACTGCACGTCACGACATCCAGAAACAGCACCAGGCCTTTGAGGAAAGAATGCTTGCAGAAATGGATAAAGCGCGCAGCAGAGAGCTAGACTTGATTGCTACATCGACCGAGAAAGACGATCAGATTGATGAGATTCGTGAGGAGCTGAACTCCCTGCAAGACAAAAGCCAGCAGATGCTCCATACTTTGGATACACTGTCAAAAGAGAAGGCTTCTGCTCTGGAAACTTCTGCTTCTCTACGGCAGGATCTTGTAAATGCCGGGGCCCTGGTTGAATCTAGCAAACTTCTTTCTGTGCAAAAGGAAGACGAGGTGAAGCGTCTTCTGACTGACAAGGAGGATAtgcagatggagatgggggCTCTGAAAACAACT GTGGACGAACAGAGTGAGGAGATTGAGAGGCTTTATTGTGCAATGCAACAAGTCGAGGAGAAGTTGGGATCGGAAATCGACATGCTGAAACAGAGCCACGAGGTTGAAATTTCACAGACTATGTCTGAGATCACCCAACACAAAGAGGAGAATCGGTGGCTGCAGGCTGCCGTCGCCAATTCTGCAAATGAAGCACAATCGCAAAGCAAACGCATCCAAAATTTGGAGAAGAAA ACTCAATTTCTTCGCAATGAAAGAGCGGCCAAGGCCCGGGAGTTTTCAGAGGCTCAGCAGCATATCAGTCGTCTGATGAGTGTCATGGGGTTCGCCACCAAATCCATAGATCCCAAAGGTCACAGCAAGCACCAGCACGTGAAGTCTGTCCCCGATACCACCGACACAACACCCACCCAACTAGCAAATAGCTATGACGATGACGACACACAGCTAGCTCAATCTTTTGAGTCCCTGGCCTCAAACTTCGGTGCACCCAATCCGAAACGTCCAAAGAGCAACCGTCGCTCAATGCATCCACCCCTCTATCAAGCTCCTCTGCCTGCTCACCAACCTACATCCAAAGAACTCAAGTCAAAGAACCATGATACGCCAGGTACACACCAAGCAAAACGGGACCCCCTGAGGGAAGCAGACCGCAACAGCCCAACCAAGACACGGGCAGGCCATGCACCGAAACATAGccagcaagatcaagaagatgtGTCTACGGTCTATGAAGAGACACaggttgaagaagacaaCTTAAATGAACGTCAGCTTCACGATCTCAGTTTAGGCATGGATCTAGAGTTCTCGAAGGACTTTGTGTTCACGAGCACTGCTTTTTCTGGGTCAAATAATGAGCCCTTGGCTCCGTGA